Proteins from a genomic interval of Candidatus Nanosynbacter sp. HMT-352:
- a CDS encoding YebC/PmpR family DNA-binding transcriptional regulator: protein MSGHSKWATTHRQKAIVDAKRGAIFTKLGNQIAIAARGGTDPALNSSLAMAIEKAKAANMPSANIQRAIDRVADKSAAALEEIAYEGYGPGGVGVIIETATDNRNRTLPEVKTALVKNGGRIADAGSVMFQFTRKGVITIEGSGEDLLLAVLDAGAEDAVEEDGEIIVYTELKDLASVRNKLVEQGLKVKDAELRYIANTPIEIADMETAQKLMKMIDALDDLDDVVNVHTNADITAE from the coding sequence ATGTCAGGACACAGTAAATGGGCTACAACTCACCGACAAAAAGCGATTGTTGACGCTAAGCGCGGCGCGATTTTTACGAAATTGGGTAATCAAATTGCTATTGCAGCACGTGGCGGCACAGACCCAGCGCTGAACTCAAGTTTGGCGATGGCAATTGAAAAAGCTAAGGCTGCGAATATGCCTAGCGCAAACATCCAGCGAGCAATTGACCGAGTGGCGGATAAGAGCGCGGCGGCTTTGGAGGAAATTGCTTACGAGGGTTACGGTCCTGGCGGCGTGGGTGTTATTATTGAAACGGCGACAGATAATCGCAACCGAACATTGCCAGAGGTAAAAACTGCGTTGGTTAAAAATGGCGGGCGAATTGCTGATGCTGGTAGTGTGATGTTCCAATTTACGCGCAAAGGCGTCATTACTATCGAAGGCAGCGGGGAAGATTTGTTGCTAGCGGTTTTGGACGCTGGCGCCGAAGATGCTGTCGAGGAAGACGGCGAAATTATCGTGTATACGGAGTTGAAAGATTTGGCGAGTGTGCGGAATAAATTGGTTGAGCAAGGCTTGAAGGTTAAGGACGCGGAACTGCGATATATTGCCAATACGCCGATAGAAATTGCCGACATGGAAACTGCGCAGAAATTGATGAAAATGATTGATGCGTTGGATGATTTGGATGACGTTGTGAATGTTCATACAAATGCAGATATCACGGCGGAATAA
- a CDS encoding lamin tail domain-containing protein codes for MKYLRNTLLMILAAALIVPSPLVLAEGVSGATQESKVDDVQTVDNSLKSAEEVKDQAADKEQIDSNSPSQSSENPETPTENSSIDSPSENPAINESSKSEPNPKSEPPKIDNSDESTEENAPILISKISQDKKYVEIYNPTNRNVNLAGWKIEYYTGSGVETVGKIFKDEVILANEFLVLSNDKMLAGAIKFDNNLGLAQNDGSVVLSRSDGSVADTVGWGNNSKSAGSPIKGGVKIVWRCFIDENIIDSKFLSGKNLNNQEVEPYSRPNCKTPDSKSESSKELNKCEGLKLSEIASNVDEQFIEIINSGEKTVITTGCKLTVSDSGVRENIGDIELNPGEFLTIKIKNTNLKLPKTKGKVYLLDEAGSKIDISEYNNISKGASWSLVDDEWTRTFAITEGAANVFKEYPDCQSGYERNVLGRCVKIATPPVESPCPVGQYRHPETRRCRKIEAEKTITPCKDGYYRSEETGRCRSIASAAAKTLKPCPEGQFRNSATGRCKKIASTDDIAKECPEGFERNPQTKRCRKIKSANMPTVGSAATEVKQVAGATWGWWVFGGVSLLAVGYGVWQWRWEISQFVRKIRESIKSTSGK; via the coding sequence ATGAAGTATTTGCGCAACACACTACTTATGATACTAGCCGCGGCACTAATAGTGCCGTCGCCGTTGGTTTTGGCGGAAGGTGTTTCGGGTGCTACTCAAGAGTCGAAAGTTGATGACGTTCAGACTGTTGATAATAGTCTTAAATCGGCTGAGGAGGTGAAAGATCAAGCTGCCGATAAGGAACAGATCGATAGCAATTCACCTTCTCAATCAAGTGAAAATCCCGAGACTCCAACAGAGAATTCGTCTATAGATAGTCCGAGTGAAAATCCTGCTATCAATGAGTCTTCAAAGTCCGAGCCAAACCCCAAATCTGAGCCGCCAAAAATAGATAATTCAGATGAAAGCACAGAAGAAAATGCTCCGATATTAATTTCAAAGATTAGTCAGGACAAAAAATACGTTGAGATTTATAATCCGACGAATCGGAATGTTAATTTGGCTGGTTGGAAAATAGAGTATTACACTGGATCTGGAGTTGAAACCGTTGGAAAAATTTTCAAGGATGAAGTAATCTTAGCGAACGAATTTTTGGTTTTGTCAAACGATAAGATGTTAGCGGGCGCCATAAAGTTTGATAATAATTTAGGTTTGGCTCAGAATGATGGATCGGTCGTGTTGTCGCGTTCGGACGGGTCGGTCGCAGATACTGTCGGCTGGGGAAATAATTCAAAGTCTGCGGGCTCGCCAATTAAAGGCGGTGTGAAAATTGTTTGGCGCTGTTTTATTGATGAAAATATTATTGATTCGAAATTTTTGTCAGGTAAAAATCTTAACAATCAGGAAGTTGAGCCGTATTCACGACCAAATTGCAAAACCCCAGATTCCAAATCTGAATCTTCAAAGGAGTTGAATAAATGTGAAGGTCTGAAGCTAAGTGAAATCGCGTCGAATGTTGATGAACAGTTTATTGAGATTATCAATTCTGGCGAAAAAACCGTCATTACGACAGGCTGTAAATTGACGGTTAGCGATTCTGGCGTTCGTGAAAATATTGGTGATATCGAATTAAATCCTGGCGAATTTTTAACGATCAAAATAAAAAATACGAATCTGAAATTGCCAAAAACAAAAGGAAAAGTTTATTTATTAGACGAGGCTGGCTCGAAGATTGATATCTCTGAATATAACAATATATCAAAAGGCGCCTCGTGGAGTTTGGTTGATGATGAGTGGACTCGGACATTTGCCATCACTGAAGGCGCCGCTAATGTTTTTAAAGAATATCCAGACTGTCAGAGCGGTTATGAGAGGAACGTGTTGGGCAGATGTGTGAAAATTGCCACCCCGCCCGTTGAAAGTCCTTGTCCTGTTGGTCAATATCGCCATCCGGAAACTCGCCGTTGTCGAAAAATTGAAGCGGAAAAAACTATTACGCCCTGTAAAGATGGCTATTATCGTAGTGAAGAAACTGGCAGATGTCGATCTATCGCATCGGCTGCGGCAAAAACTTTGAAGCCTTGCCCAGAAGGTCAATTCCGCAATTCAGCCACGGGTCGATGTAAGAAGATTGCCTCCACTGACGATATAGCAAAAGAATGCCCAGAAGGATTTGAGCGTAATCCGCAAACTAAGCGGTGTCGAAAGATAAAATCTGCAAATATGCCAACTGTTGGCTCGGCGGCTACTGAAGTTAAACAAGTTGCTGGCGCTACTTGGGGCTGGTGGGTATTTGGCGGCGTGAGCTTACTGGCCGTCGGTTACGGCGTATGGCAGTGGCGATGGGAAATTTCGCAATTTGTACGAAAAATCCGCGAAAGCATTAAATCCACAAGCGGTAAATAA
- the ruvC gene encoding crossover junction endodeoxyribonuclease RuvC — protein MRIIGIDPGTGILGFGVIDFSRGKFKMVTAGVVTTPAHTPIDERLEDIFDSLTEIIAETNPDVMSIEKLFFARNVTTAISVAEARGVAMLTGRKAGMPIAEYTPLQIKQTLTGYGKADKKQVQEMVRLNLGLKDVPKPDDCADALAAAITHAAMNRV, from the coding sequence ATGAGAATTATCGGGATTGATCCGGGAACGGGAATTTTGGGGTTTGGCGTGATTGATTTTTCTCGTGGCAAGTTCAAGATGGTCACTGCGGGAGTTGTGACGACGCCGGCACATACGCCAATTGACGAAAGGCTTGAAGATATTTTTGATAGCCTTACAGAAATTATTGCCGAAACAAATCCTGATGTTATGTCGATTGAAAAGCTATTTTTTGCGCGCAATGTTACGACGGCGATTTCTGTGGCGGAGGCTCGTGGTGTGGCGATGTTAACTGGACGAAAAGCCGGAATGCCGATTGCTGAATATACGCCACTACAAATAAAGCAAACTCTGACCGGCTATGGAAAGGCCGATAAAAAGCAAGTTCAGGAAATGGTGCGCCTTAATTTGGGTTTGAAAGATGTTCCGAAGCCGGATGACTGCGCGGATGCTTTGGCTGCAGCAATTACACACGCAGCGATGAATCGGGTATAA
- the ruvA gene encoding Holliday junction branch migration protein RuvA, whose translation MIAHVFGKVAEKFNGSLVIDVHGVGYEVSVATNDFDAVILDQEVKFYTYHHVREQSEELFGFSSLAAKKLFEMLITVQGVGPKAALAILSLGDAEQVRNAIANSDSGFVQKAAGVGKKTAERVVVDLSDKVGLPTHYGRAEEPLQTELNTSDEALEALMALGYTLADATKALENVDANLPTSQRVTEALKR comes from the coding sequence ATGATTGCACATGTTTTTGGAAAAGTTGCTGAGAAATTTAACGGCTCGTTAGTCATTGATGTTCATGGTGTTGGATATGAAGTTAGCGTGGCGACTAATGATTTTGACGCGGTGATATTAGATCAAGAAGTAAAATTTTACACTTATCATCACGTGCGCGAACAGTCGGAGGAATTGTTTGGGTTCTCTAGCTTGGCGGCGAAAAAGTTATTTGAAATGCTAATCACGGTTCAGGGGGTTGGTCCGAAGGCTGCGCTAGCGATTTTAAGCTTGGGTGATGCCGAGCAAGTGCGCAATGCTATTGCTAATTCTGACAGCGGTTTTGTGCAAAAGGCTGCTGGCGTCGGTAAGAAAACCGCCGAGCGAGTGGTGGTTGATTTGAGCGATAAAGTTGGTCTGCCTACTCATTATGGCCGAGCGGAAGAACCGCTGCAAACTGAATTAAACACCTCAGATGAAGCTCTGGAAGCGCTTATGGCTCTGGGCTATACATTAGCGGATGCAACTAAGGCGCTTGAAAATGTCGATGCTAATTTACCAACTTCTCAGCGAGTAACCGAAGCTTTGAAGAGGTAG
- a CDS encoding HIT family protein — MNTDVTMKDCEICPLLVGQTAADDNVILQTERWVAVLDRNQRYLGKSFITLRQHKETLSELDEADWMELHQVIRQLEQAVKEAFGADVCNWECLMNNAVKAGQSTHVHWHLHPRYLAGTTFAGEEFPDPKWSRHLGDAVHMVSDETFREIMQILRSRLTRA, encoded by the coding sequence ATGAATACAGACGTGACAATGAAGGATTGTGAAATCTGTCCGCTGCTCGTTGGCCAAACAGCGGCTGACGACAATGTCATACTACAAACCGAACGTTGGGTGGCGGTGCTTGACAGAAATCAACGCTATTTAGGTAAGTCATTTATCACTCTGCGCCAGCACAAGGAGACGTTGTCGGAGTTGGATGAGGCAGATTGGATGGAGCTGCATCAGGTGATTCGTCAACTCGAGCAGGCAGTTAAAGAAGCATTTGGCGCCGACGTGTGTAACTGGGAGTGCTTGATGAATAACGCAGTGAAAGCTGGTCAGTCGACACATGTGCACTGGCATTTACATCCGCGGTATCTCGCTGGCACCACCTTTGCTGGCGAGGAGTTTCCTGATCCAAAATGGTCGCGGCACTTAGGGGACGCGGTGCATATGGTGAGTGATGAGACCTTTCGCGAAATTATGCAGATACTGCGTAGTCGGCTTACAAGAGCTTAG
- the ruvB gene encoding Holliday junction branch migration DNA helicase RuvB, producing MAIERIVDTSSHDDDSEEQRIEVSLRPQSFAEYVGQERLKRNLRLAIDAAKKRGEPLDHVLLYGPPGLGKTTMATVIANEMGTNLRITSGPAIEKAGDLASILTNLSDGDILFIDEIHRLGRSVEEILYSAMEDFKLDIVIGKGPAARSIRLDLPRFTVIGATTRTGSLAAPLRDRFGHIYRLEFYTPEDIAKIVTRSAKILESSIRSEAADLLSTRARLTPRIANRLLKRVRDYADVNGDGIIDVKTTTNALEMLEVDELGLDPADRNLLQSILENYGDNPVGLTTIAALTGDEATTIEDFYEPYLLQIGFIERTPRGRRVTIKAKRHLGR from the coding sequence ATGGCAATTGAAAGAATAGTTGATACAAGTTCGCATGATGACGATTCTGAAGAGCAGCGAATTGAAGTTAGTCTGCGTCCGCAGAGTTTTGCTGAATATGTTGGTCAGGAAAGGTTAAAACGTAATTTGCGTTTGGCGATTGATGCGGCTAAAAAGCGCGGCGAACCGTTGGATCACGTATTATTATATGGTCCGCCGGGGCTTGGTAAAACAACTATGGCGACGGTGATTGCTAATGAAATGGGCACGAATCTGCGGATTACCAGTGGTCCGGCTATTGAAAAAGCTGGCGATTTGGCGTCGATTCTGACTAATTTGTCGGACGGCGATATTCTGTTTATCGATGAGATTCATCGGTTGGGTCGGTCTGTAGAAGAGATTTTATATTCTGCAATGGAAGATTTTAAGCTGGATATTGTGATTGGAAAAGGTCCAGCAGCGCGATCAATTCGATTAGATTTGCCGCGATTTACGGTGATTGGTGCGACGACACGAACCGGAAGTTTGGCGGCACCTTTGCGTGATAGGTTTGGGCATATTTACCGCTTGGAATTTTACACGCCAGAGGATATTGCGAAAATTGTGACGCGTAGTGCGAAGATTTTGGAGTCGTCAATTCGAAGTGAAGCGGCGGATTTATTGTCGACGCGAGCGCGCTTGACGCCACGTATTGCCAATAGGCTTCTTAAGCGCGTCCGTGATTACGCCGACGTTAATGGCGACGGAATAATTGATGTAAAAACTACAACCAATGCTTTGGAAATGTTGGAGGTGGACGAGTTGGGCTTGGATCCGGCTGATCGTAATTTATTGCAATCGATTCTGGAAAATTATGGCGATAATCCCGTTGGTCTAACAACAATTGCGGCGTTAACTGGTGACGAAGCGACAACAATTGAGGATTTTTATGAACCATATTTGCTACAAATTGGTTTTATTGAGCGCACGCCGCGTGGTCGTCGAGTGACGATTAAGGCAAAGCGACATTTGGGAAGATAA
- a CDS encoding PH domain-containing protein, with protein sequence MNPQTSSSEDLTQPVAYDADGRPLYHHPPQTGCPAPVVAQTNSYVTARPEIIDGENFDPRLRSQYANEPQVVHVARDIDPKPFTISDDLKQKHEKSVQQYPNLNLSEGEYIILDIKRHPIGMLIPTGISVFLVVMIMVFVMFYPSIARDAIISPMPSLTDVFGVAMLLIGLVALGGAVSLWIYLQNHFYMTNESVIQEIQGSLFYRHEQTVSLGSIEDASFRQSGIIQTLFNYGTIRLSTEGEETTYIFHFVANPRKQIAIINNAIEDFKNGRPVCDD encoded by the coding sequence ATGAATCCACAAACATCCTCGTCAGAAGATTTAACGCAGCCTGTTGCGTACGATGCTGATGGTCGACCGCTATATCATCATCCGCCGCAGACTGGTTGTCCGGCTCCGGTTGTGGCGCAGACGAATTCTTATGTGACGGCAAGACCAGAAATTATTGATGGGGAGAATTTTGATCCGCGATTGCGTAGTCAATATGCTAATGAGCCGCAAGTCGTACATGTTGCGCGAGATATTGATCCGAAGCCGTTTACTATTAGCGATGATCTGAAACAAAAGCATGAAAAATCAGTTCAGCAATATCCGAATCTCAATTTGAGCGAAGGCGAATACATTATTTTGGATATTAAGCGTCATCCAATTGGTATGCTAATCCCGACGGGAATCTCGGTTTTCTTGGTGGTGATGATCATGGTGTTTGTGATGTTTTATCCGTCAATTGCTCGTGACGCAATTATCTCGCCGATGCCTTCACTGACTGATGTGTTTGGCGTGGCAATGTTGCTTATTGGGCTGGTGGCGCTTGGTGGTGCGGTGTCCTTGTGGATATATTTGCAGAATCATTTTTACATGACCAACGAAAGTGTGATTCAGGAAATCCAGGGTAGCTTATTTTATCGGCACGAGCAAACGGTGAGCTTGGGTAGTATTGAGGATGCAAGCTTCCGTCAATCAGGCATTATTCAGACTCTTTTCAATTATGGCACGATTCGCCTCAGCACTGAGGGTGAAGAAACGACATATATATTCCATTTTGTGGCAAATCCACGCAAGCAAATTGCGATAATCAATAATGCCATTGAAGATTTTAAGAATGGCCGCCCTGTTTGTGATGATTAG
- a CDS encoding type II secretion system protein, which yields MNKRNGFTIIELLVVATFLIIIAILGFSQYTKLTNESNNAKKRTAINAMHYSLEEGFYVKNGYYPEKLEEGTLPTMDPALLKDPQGKKIGEKDSSYRYESSNCNDGKCKSYKLVATLVDEDDYIKESRHK from the coding sequence ATGAATAAGCGAAACGGTTTTACTATTATTGAACTTTTGGTTGTAGCGACTTTCTTGATTATCATCGCAATCTTAGGTTTCTCACAATATACAAAATTGACCAACGAATCAAACAACGCCAAAAAACGCACCGCGATTAACGCCATGCATTATAGTCTGGAAGAAGGTTTTTACGTTAAAAATGGCTATTACCCAGAGAAGTTAGAAGAAGGCACACTTCCGACTATGGATCCTGCATTGTTAAAAGATCCACAAGGTAAGAAAATTGGCGAAAAAGACAGCAGTTATCGTTATGAATCTTCAAATTGTAATGACGGAAAATGTAAGTCATACAAACTTGTCGCGACGCTTGTTGATGAAGATGACTACATAAAAGAAAGTCGCCATAAATAA
- the recA gene encoding recombinase RecA yields the protein MAKSDSKTVNPEKSSQASDKKVDEGKLKALGLAMDQITKQFGDGSIMKLGEAHKVDVEVIPSGALSLDLALGGGYPKGRIIEIYGPESSGKTTLTLHAIAEIQKQGGTAAFIDAEHALDPAYAKRLGVDTENLLVSQPDNGEQALEITETLVRSNAVDLVIVDSVAALTPQAEIDGDMGDSHMGLQARLMSQALRKLTGIINKSKATVIFINQIRMKIGVMFGNPETTTGGNALKFYASQRIDIRRIGQIKVGDDIIGNRTKIKVVKNKIAPPFRVAEFDIMYNEGISKTGDILDLAATHGIVEKSGAFYKYNGETIGQGRDKTKTYLKENPEVLAEIDQKVRDKVKEAES from the coding sequence ATGGCAAAATCAGACAGTAAAACAGTAAATCCAGAAAAGTCAAGTCAGGCATCGGATAAAAAAGTTGACGAAGGTAAGCTTAAGGCACTTGGTCTAGCGATGGATCAAATTACCAAGCAATTTGGTGACGGATCAATTATGAAATTGGGCGAGGCTCATAAAGTCGATGTTGAAGTAATTCCTTCTGGTGCTTTGAGTTTGGATTTGGCGCTCGGTGGCGGATATCCAAAAGGTCGTATCATAGAAATCTATGGTCCAGAAAGCTCGGGTAAGACAACATTGACGCTTCACGCTATTGCAGAAATTCAGAAGCAGGGCGGAACGGCGGCGTTTATTGACGCCGAGCACGCGCTTGATCCAGCATACGCCAAGCGTCTGGGTGTAGACACGGAAAATTTGTTGGTTTCTCAGCCAGATAACGGCGAGCAGGCGTTGGAAATTACGGAGACGCTGGTTCGTTCGAACGCGGTGGATTTGGTGATAGTCGACTCGGTGGCTGCCTTGACGCCACAGGCTGAAATTGATGGCGATATGGGTGATTCTCATATGGGTCTTCAGGCTCGATTGATGAGTCAGGCTCTACGTAAATTGACGGGAATTATCAATAAATCAAAAGCCACGGTGATCTTTATCAATCAGATTCGTATGAAAATTGGCGTGATGTTTGGCAATCCTGAAACGACAACCGGTGGTAATGCGTTGAAATTTTACGCGTCGCAGCGAATTGACATTCGTCGAATTGGTCAAATCAAAGTTGGCGATGATATTATTGGTAACCGCACAAAAATTAAGGTTGTGAAAAATAAGATCGCACCGCCGTTCCGCGTGGCTGAATTTGACATTATGTACAACGAGGGAATTAGTAAAACTGGCGATATTCTGGACTTGGCGGCAACGCACGGTATAGTTGAAAAGTCGGGTGCGTTTTATAAATATAACGGCGAAACGATTGGTCAAGGGCGCGATAAAACGAAGACTTATTTGAAGGAAAATCCTGAGGTTTTGGCGGAAATTGATCAGAAAGTGCGTGATAAAGTGAAGGAAGCGGAAAGTTAA
- a CDS encoding regulatory protein RecX: MKITDISLQTRDKNRVNVSVDGKYRFSLDVFQVGELGIKIGRQYTEEEISKLEDDSQFGKLYARSIEYCLMRPRAIKEVRDYLRRKTLATRRRSAKTGKIIEHPGIKPEIAERVLDRLIEKKYLDDEKFARFWFEQRFMKKGASIRRLKLELAQKGIDNTTIESLVKENIRSDDEELRKVIAKKRYRYSDQQKLMQYLARQGFSYDDIKKALENPND, translated from the coding sequence ATGAAAATCACCGATATTTCTCTTCAGACTCGTGATAAAAATCGTGTCAATGTAAGCGTTGACGGGAAATATCGTTTTAGCTTGGATGTATTCCAGGTCGGCGAACTAGGCATTAAGATTGGTCGCCAATATACGGAAGAGGAAATTTCGAAACTAGAAGACGACAGTCAGTTTGGCAAGTTGTATGCTAGGTCTATAGAATATTGCTTAATGCGTCCGCGAGCCATCAAAGAAGTGCGCGATTATCTGCGTCGGAAAACGCTAGCGACTCGCCGACGTTCAGCGAAAACTGGAAAAATTATTGAACATCCTGGAATAAAGCCGGAGATTGCTGAGCGAGTTTTGGATCGTCTTATTGAGAAAAAATATTTGGACGATGAAAAATTTGCTCGATTTTGGTTTGAACAGCGGTTCATGAAAAAAGGCGCCAGTATTCGTCGTTTGAAATTGGAACTGGCGCAAAAGGGAATTGATAATACAACGATTGAGTCGTTAGTTAAAGAGAATATTCGCTCTGATGACGAGGAATTGCGGAAGGTCATTGCTAAAAAACGTTATCGATATAGTGATCAGCAGAAGTTAATGCAATATTTGGCTAGGCAGGGTTTTTCTTACGACGACATTAAGAAGGCTCTTGAAAACCCAAATGATTAA
- a CDS encoding PRC-barrel domain-containing protein: MLISADRFLDIPVMSLQTGSELARTSREIINPRNLSIIAYELEGRLLDQHPSLLRIDDVREIGPLGMIIDSTDEIIGIDDVITIKEIYDINFTLKDKLVIDEKNKKIGKVIGYTLAAGNFIIQQLRIRRPFLKSFGDTELLIHRSQIIKVTDDKIVVKSATISHIAEKTPIPQINSYENPFRKQPRPQPESTKVD; encoded by the coding sequence ATGCTTATATCCGCAGATCGCTTCCTTGATATTCCCGTCATGAGTCTTCAGACGGGCTCCGAACTGGCGCGAACATCGCGGGAAATTATCAATCCGAGGAATTTGTCTATAATCGCATATGAACTTGAAGGACGACTTTTAGACCAACATCCTAGCCTGCTTCGCATTGATGACGTCAGAGAAATTGGACCGCTCGGTATGATTATTGATTCAACTGACGAGATCATCGGCATTGATGATGTGATTACTATAAAAGAAATTTATGACATCAATTTTACATTAAAAGACAAGTTGGTTATTGATGAGAAAAATAAGAAAATCGGAAAAGTTATCGGATACACATTGGCGGCTGGGAATTTTATTATACAACAACTTCGAATTCGGCGACCATTCTTGAAAAGTTTTGGCGACACAGAGCTACTTATTCATCGTTCTCAGATTATAAAAGTAACCGATGATAAAATCGTTGTAAAATCAGCAACTATCTCGCACATAGCCGAAAAAACACCTATTCCACAGATAAATTCATACGAAAATCCATTCCGCAAGCAGCCTCGTCCACAACCAGAATCTACAAAAGTTGATTAA
- a CDS encoding PilN domain-containing protein, whose amino-acid sequence MINLLPPQEKKQISAGRVNVILRRYCIISLIFAGLLFLTIGGFYLFLENSRTSAQANIDEGNAKLAQYQSTQKEVSEFKKDLDSAKVIINSEAHYSTIIPKIAQYIPSGMVLDSLTLDTSALDKPLSLTALGKNRDDAIRIKTSLEKSEIFSDVHLETVVYSGGNQSSDKPADYPITITISVTPKPGVLKQ is encoded by the coding sequence ATGATTAACCTTCTACCTCCTCAAGAAAAAAAGCAAATCAGCGCCGGGCGAGTAAACGTCATCTTAAGACGGTACTGCATCATATCATTGATATTTGCAGGCTTGCTATTCTTAACTATTGGCGGATTTTATCTATTCTTAGAAAATAGCCGCACCTCAGCTCAAGCCAACATCGACGAAGGAAATGCTAAGCTTGCTCAATATCAATCGACGCAAAAAGAAGTTAGCGAGTTTAAGAAAGACCTTGATTCAGCTAAAGTAATCATTAATAGCGAAGCTCATTACTCTACAATTATTCCAAAAATTGCACAGTACATACCATCAGGTATGGTTTTGGATTCTCTGACACTAGACACTTCAGCGCTAGATAAACCGTTGTCATTAACAGCTCTCGGAAAAAATAGGGATGACGCTATTCGAATAAAAACTAGCTTAGAAAAATCAGAGATATTTAGTGACGTTCACCTGGAGACTGTTGTTTATAGCGGCGGCAACCAATCGTCAGACAAGCCTGCGGATTATCCAATCACTATAACAATTAGCGTTACACCAAAGCCAGGGGTCTTAAAGCAATGA
- the pilM gene encoding type IV pilus assembly protein PilM translates to MSSIFYRKKPIIGLDISRTSIKVMSIDRNRMLVHGYGSINLDSQKSDGNSADNTEYLAQNIKTLLKKNVVGQINSNRVALGIPTNRTFSRTFSLPVKEESNIRSAVNLEAEQYIPAPLDSLYLDYRIINRTKDELSVLMCAAPKKMIDSMLDATKQCGLEVAVIEPNISAIARLLKRTEEGMLPTVIVDIGTSTTDIAILDSDIRVTGGLNVGGYSLTLNLAKKMNVPIETAHQFKVLNGLNPGPRQARIAGALRPSLEKMTNEVKRVMRYYTDRFPDEKKIEQVLIVGGGGNLPGIGDFFTNELLMPARVASPWQMLNFDGLEQPEKQLRSQLSPVAGLALIKQEDIYD, encoded by the coding sequence GTGTCGAGCATATTTTATAGAAAAAAACCAATTATCGGCCTAGATATCAGCCGAACAAGCATAAAAGTAATGTCGATTGATAGAAATCGGATGCTGGTTCATGGATATGGATCGATTAACCTCGATTCTCAGAAAAGCGACGGAAATTCTGCAGACAACACTGAATATTTGGCGCAGAATATCAAAACGTTATTGAAGAAAAACGTTGTAGGACAAATTAACAGCAATCGCGTAGCGCTGGGCATACCAACCAACCGAACATTCTCGCGAACATTTAGCCTGCCTGTGAAAGAAGAAAGTAATATTCGCAGTGCGGTAAATTTGGAAGCCGAACAATATATTCCAGCTCCATTAGATTCTCTTTATTTGGACTATCGAATTATCAATCGCACGAAAGATGAGCTTAGTGTCCTGATGTGTGCTGCGCCGAAGAAAATGATTGACAGCATGTTAGACGCCACAAAACAATGTGGCCTGGAAGTTGCAGTAATTGAGCCGAACATCAGCGCAATCGCTAGACTTCTGAAACGCACAGAAGAAGGAATGCTCCCTACTGTCATCGTCGACATAGGCACATCAACTACAGATATTGCAATTCTAGATTCCGATATACGTGTGACTGGCGGCTTAAATGTTGGCGGCTATTCACTCACCTTAAATTTAGCTAAAAAAATGAATGTACCAATTGAGACAGCTCATCAATTTAAGGTATTAAACGGATTAAACCCCGGTCCAAGGCAAGCCAGAATCGCAGGAGCCTTGCGCCCAAGTTTGGAAAAAATGACCAACGAAGTTAAGCGCGTTATGCGATATTACACAGACCGTTTCCCTGATGAGAAAAAAATCGAGCAAGTTCTCATAGTTGGCGGTGGCGGTAATCTTCCAGGAATTGGTGATTTTTTCACAAACGAATTATTAATGCCAGCGCGCGTGGCAAGTCCGTGGCAAATGCTGAATTTCGATGGACTAGAGCAGCCGGAAAAACAGCTTCGCTCTCAGCTATCACCAGTTGCAGGGCTAGCCTTAATCAAGCAGGAGGATATTTATGATTAA